From the genome of Phytohabitans rumicis, one region includes:
- a CDS encoding N-acetylglucosamine kinase, producing MDGSIAVIDALVREARAVAGLPASAVLDRAEVYLAGADLPAEVEVLDKAVGEAGWAREHRVDNDTFALLRAGTDARDAVAVVCGTGINCVGRTADGRTARFPSLGPISGDWGGGEHLGQIALYRAARGEDGRGAATALSAAVAGHFGRASVEEVSAGLHFEQIPKTRVDELSLVLFAVAAAGDAVAQRIVARQAEEIVSLVRVAAGRLDLHDTPYAVVLGGGVLAARHRLLQDAIEEGSRRIRRTPR from the coding sequence GTGGACGGCAGCATCGCGGTGATCGACGCGCTGGTCCGCGAGGCGCGCGCCGTGGCCGGGCTGCCAGCGTCGGCGGTGCTGGACCGGGCCGAGGTCTACCTGGCCGGGGCGGACCTACCGGCCGAGGTGGAGGTGCTGGACAAGGCGGTCGGCGAGGCCGGCTGGGCGCGCGAGCACCGGGTCGACAACGACACGTTCGCCCTGCTGCGCGCCGGCACCGACGCCCGGGACGCGGTCGCGGTGGTGTGCGGCACCGGCATCAACTGCGTCGGGCGTACGGCCGACGGGCGCACGGCGCGCTTCCCGTCGCTGGGGCCTATCTCCGGCGACTGGGGCGGCGGTGAGCACCTCGGCCAGATCGCGCTGTACCGGGCAGCCCGCGGCGAGGACGGGCGCGGCGCGGCGACGGCGCTGTCCGCGGCGGTGGCCGGGCACTTCGGCCGGGCCTCGGTCGAGGAGGTGTCCGCCGGGCTGCACTTCGAGCAGATCCCGAAGACGCGGGTCGACGAGCTGAGCCTGGTGCTCTTCGCGGTCGCCGCCGCCGGTGACGCGGTGGCCCAGCGGATCGTCGCCCGGCAGGCGGAGGAGATAGTGAGCCTGGTCCGGGTGGCCGCCGGGCGGCTGGACCTGCACGACACCCCGTACGCGGTGGTGCTCGGCGGCGGGGTGCTCGCCGCCCGGCACCGCCTGCTGCAGGACGCCATCGAGGAGGGGTCGCGGCGCATTCGCCGTACGCCGCGCTGA
- a CDS encoding family 4 glycosyl hydrolase: MKIAVVGGGSTYTPELIDGFARLLPDAQVCLVDPAADRLAVVGPFAARLLPGTTWTTDLSAGLDGASIVVIQLRVGGQQARIHDETFPLACDCVGQETTGAGGLAKAVRTVPVVLDVASRVAPDAWIVNFTNPVGIVTRALLDAGHRAVGLCNVAIGFQRRFAALLGVAPEAVDLDHVGLNHLTWERSAYVDGVDRMPELLRDHLDALAAEVQLPTAVLSTLGSVPSYYLRYFYAHDLVVRQMRGKPTRAHEVARIEAQLLDLYADPGLTEKPAQLAQRGGAYYSEAAVGLIGSLLSGDGAHHAVNVRNRGTLPFLPDDAVIEVTCAVDRDGATPRPVKAVGPALSGLIAAVSGYEELALAAALHGGRSRVYEALLAHPLIGQHEQADALADEVLA; encoded by the coding sequence ATGAAAATCGCGGTCGTGGGCGGCGGGTCCACGTACACGCCGGAGCTGATCGACGGGTTCGCGCGGCTGCTCCCGGACGCGCAGGTGTGCCTGGTGGACCCGGCGGCCGACCGGCTGGCCGTGGTCGGGCCGTTCGCGGCGCGGCTGCTGCCGGGCACCACCTGGACCACCGACCTTTCGGCCGGCCTGGACGGCGCGTCCATTGTGGTCATCCAGCTGCGCGTCGGCGGGCAGCAGGCCCGGATCCACGACGAGACCTTCCCGCTCGCGTGCGACTGCGTCGGCCAGGAGACCACCGGCGCGGGCGGGCTCGCCAAGGCCGTCCGCACGGTGCCGGTGGTCCTCGACGTCGCGTCGCGGGTCGCACCGGACGCCTGGATCGTCAACTTCACCAACCCGGTCGGCATCGTCACCCGGGCGCTGCTGGACGCCGGCCACCGGGCGGTCGGGCTGTGCAACGTGGCGATCGGCTTCCAGCGCCGGTTCGCGGCGCTGCTGGGCGTCGCGCCCGAGGCGGTCGACCTCGACCACGTCGGGCTCAACCACCTCACCTGGGAGCGTTCGGCCTATGTGGACGGTGTGGACCGGATGCCGGAGCTGCTGCGCGACCACCTCGACGCGCTCGCCGCCGAGGTCCAGCTGCCCACCGCCGTACTGTCCACTCTGGGCAGCGTGCCCTCGTACTACCTGCGCTACTTCTACGCCCACGATCTCGTTGTCCGACAGATGCGGGGCAAGCCCACCCGGGCGCACGAGGTGGCCCGGATCGAGGCCCAACTGCTCGACCTGTACGCGGACCCGGGCTTGACGGAAAAGCCCGCCCAGCTGGCCCAGCGCGGCGGCGCGTACTACTCCGAGGCCGCGGTCGGGCTCATCGGCTCGCTGCTGTCCGGCGACGGCGCCCACCACGCGGTCAACGTCCGCAACCGGGGCACCCTGCCGTTCCTGCCCGACGACGCGGTCATCGAGGTGACCTGCGCGGTGGACCGGGACGGCGCCACGCCCCGCCCGGTCAAGGCCGTCGGCCCCGCCCTGTCCGGCCTCATCGCCGCGGTCAGCGGGTACGAGGAGCTGGCGCTGGCGGCGGCCCTGCACGGCGGACGCTCCCGCGTGTACGAGGCGCTGCTAGCCCACCCCCTGATCGGCCAGCACGAGCAGGCCGACGCCCTAGCCGACGAGGTCCTCGCGTGA
- a CDS encoding carbohydrate ABC transporter permease, with protein MRTLAFVGRHAIAIALSVMFLCPIVFLALTSFMTDDQALTASLWPASWHPGNYTEVFARTPLPRYLLNTIVYAVCATCFMLLASVPAAYALAKLRWRGRTGVFVAIICMMMLPPQVTTVPLYLMWANYGLTGTIWPLVLPMLLGDAFSIFLLRQFLLTIPDEYLDAARVDGCGEWRTLLRVVLPMAKPGIAAAAMFQFFYAWNDYYGPLLYTSENESNWTLSIGLASFRSLHHVEWNLISAATLLTMVPIVVVFFFAQKAFVQGVTLTGVKG; from the coding sequence ATGAGAACCCTCGCCTTCGTCGGCCGGCACGCGATCGCGATCGCGCTGTCCGTCATGTTCCTGTGCCCCATCGTGTTCCTCGCGCTGACCTCGTTCATGACCGACGACCAGGCGCTCACCGCCAGCCTGTGGCCGGCCAGCTGGCACCCCGGCAACTACACCGAGGTCTTCGCCCGCACGCCGCTGCCGCGCTACCTGCTCAACACCATCGTGTACGCCGTCTGCGCCACCTGTTTCATGCTGCTGGCCAGCGTGCCCGCGGCGTACGCGCTGGCGAAGCTGCGCTGGCGCGGCCGCACCGGCGTCTTCGTGGCCATCATCTGCATGATGATGCTGCCGCCGCAGGTGACCACTGTTCCCCTCTATCTCATGTGGGCGAACTACGGCCTCACCGGCACGATCTGGCCGCTGGTCCTGCCGATGCTGCTCGGCGACGCGTTCTCCATCTTCCTGCTCCGCCAGTTCCTGCTCACCATCCCGGACGAGTACCTCGACGCGGCCCGGGTGGACGGCTGCGGGGAATGGCGCACGCTGCTGCGGGTGGTGCTGCCGATGGCCAAACCCGGCATCGCCGCCGCCGCGATGTTCCAGTTCTTCTACGCCTGGAACGACTACTACGGCCCGCTGCTCTACACCAGCGAGAACGAGTCCAACTGGACGCTCTCCATCGGGCTGGCCTCGTTCCGCTCGCTGCACCACGTCGAGTGGAACCTGATCTCGGCGGCCACGCTGCTCACCATGGTGCCCATCGTCGTCGTCTTCTTCTTCGCGCAGAAGGCGTTCGTGCAGGGCGTGACACTCACAGGGGTCAAAGGATGA
- a CDS encoding carbohydrate ABC transporter permease has protein sequence MTALLERRAGRATAAGPPPGLRQRRRRERLVVLSFMAPVLLGLVVFLVYPLLASVYFSFTTFDLINAPQWVGLRNWRHLLEDPNVRKAATNTLWLVAVLVPARILGALGTGVLLARFKRGSGLYRTLFYLPALAPPVAATLAFVFLFKPGTGPVNTLLADLGVQGPLWFNSPTWAKPSLVLLGLWGIGDLMIIFLAALLDVPKEQYEAASLDGAGPAHQFRYVTLPNIAPVLLFATVTGVIQTLQYFTQAAVAASVASGAATTGGGISSTFGYPEGSTFTYPLWLYVVGFRYGALGYANTLAVVLFVVAIAVTAVLLRRFRSFA, from the coding sequence ATGACGGCTCTGTTGGAGAGGCGAGCCGGCCGCGCCACCGCGGCCGGCCCGCCGCCGGGCCTGCGCCAGCGCCGGCGCCGCGAACGCCTCGTCGTACTCAGCTTCATGGCCCCCGTCCTGCTGGGCCTGGTCGTCTTCCTGGTCTACCCGCTGCTGGCCAGCGTGTACTTCTCGTTCACCACGTTCGACCTCATCAACGCACCGCAGTGGGTGGGCCTGCGCAACTGGCGGCACCTGCTGGAGGACCCGAACGTCCGCAAGGCGGCCACCAACACCCTGTGGCTGGTCGCCGTGCTGGTGCCGGCCCGGATCCTCGGCGCGCTCGGCACCGGCGTACTCCTGGCGCGGTTCAAGCGCGGCTCCGGCCTGTACCGGACGCTGTTCTACCTGCCCGCGCTCGCCCCGCCGGTGGCCGCGACGCTGGCGTTCGTCTTCCTCTTCAAGCCCGGCACCGGCCCGGTCAACACGCTCCTGGCCGACCTTGGCGTGCAGGGTCCACTGTGGTTCAACTCGCCGACGTGGGCCAAGCCGTCGCTGGTGCTGCTGGGCCTGTGGGGCATCGGCGACCTGATGATCATATTTCTGGCCGCCCTGCTGGACGTGCCCAAGGAGCAGTACGAGGCCGCCTCGCTCGACGGCGCCGGGCCGGCACACCAGTTCCGCTACGTCACCCTGCCGAACATCGCGCCGGTGCTCCTGTTCGCCACCGTCACCGGGGTGATCCAGACGTTGCAGTACTTCACCCAGGCGGCGGTCGCGGCGAGCGTCGCCTCCGGCGCGGCCACCACCGGCGGCGGCATCTCCTCCACGTTCGGCTATCCGGAGGGGTCCACATTCACCTATCCACTGTGGCTGTACGTCGTCGGCTTCCGGTACGGCGCCCTCGGCTACGCCAACACCCTCGCGGTGGTGCTCTTCGTGGTCGCGATCGCGGTGACCGCGGTGCTGCTACGCCGGTTCCGGAGCTTCGCATGA
- a CDS encoding extracellular solute-binding protein has translation MRVSSAIAAVLVLAACTPGAAEKPVASPGVEASGTVEFWHFFTDREAKAIDTIVDDFRAKHPKITVVVKSGQDDTKMLQAIGAGQGPDVGLSYSTDTVGKFCASGAWLDLKPYVERDGVDLGKLQPTVRSYTEFKGKRCAMPFLADTYGFYYNKKLFTEAGITSPPKTLSELTDAAKKLTKRKADGTIERAGFLPLFGFYENSPSHLSPAVGAKFLNGDGTSAIGSDPAWLELLKWQKDLVDWYGYDKLEKFRASLGDEWSADHAFHKGQVAMMVDGEYRIAFLRDQAKDVQFGTAPLPVSDAHPDWYGAGYVTGNVIGVSKTAKNPRPRGS, from the coding sequence ATGCGTGTAAGTAGTGCAATAGCCGCCGTGCTCGTCCTCGCCGCCTGTACGCCCGGCGCGGCCGAGAAGCCCGTCGCCTCCCCCGGCGTCGAGGCCAGCGGGACGGTGGAGTTCTGGCACTTCTTCACCGACCGCGAGGCCAAGGCGATCGACACGATCGTCGACGACTTCCGGGCCAAGCACCCGAAGATCACCGTGGTGGTGAAGTCCGGCCAGGACGACACCAAGATGCTCCAGGCCATCGGCGCCGGCCAGGGCCCCGACGTGGGCCTGTCGTACTCCACCGACACGGTCGGGAAGTTCTGCGCCAGCGGTGCCTGGCTCGACCTCAAGCCGTACGTCGAGCGGGACGGCGTCGACCTCGGCAAGCTCCAGCCGACGGTGCGCAGCTACACCGAGTTCAAGGGCAAGCGGTGCGCGATGCCGTTCCTGGCCGACACGTACGGCTTCTACTACAACAAGAAGCTCTTCACCGAGGCCGGCATCACCTCCCCGCCGAAGACCCTGAGCGAGCTCACCGACGCCGCCAAGAAGCTCACCAAGCGCAAGGCGGACGGCACCATCGAGCGCGCCGGCTTCCTGCCGCTGTTCGGCTTCTACGAGAACTCCCCCTCGCACCTGTCCCCCGCCGTCGGCGCGAAGTTCCTCAACGGCGACGGCACCAGCGCGATCGGCTCCGACCCTGCCTGGCTCGAGCTGCTCAAGTGGCAGAAGGACCTGGTCGACTGGTACGGCTACGACAAGCTGGAGAAGTTCCGCGCCAGCCTCGGCGACGAATGGTCCGCCGACCACGCGTTCCACAAGGGACAGGTCGCCATGATGGTCGACGGCGAGTACCGGATCGCGTTCCTGCGCGACCAGGCCAAGGACGTCCAGTTCGGCACGGCCCCGCTGCCGGTCAGCGACGCGCACCCCGACTGGTACGGCGCCGGCTACGTCACCGGCAACGTCATCGGCGTGTCCAAGACGGCCAAGAACCCGAGGCCGCGTGGGAGCTGA
- a CDS encoding ROK family transcriptional regulator, whose protein sequence is MTRLAGSSKLLRAMNESAALALLLDRGTLTRGDLRELTGLSKPTTSEVMRRLTDAGLALVVGHTSGGPGPSAEIYAANPAAGHAIAISVRETPPGLVGVLCDLTGTVVARAEAEAGEPVATVSGLAADLTARARLTPGAVNLVQLGLPGSYDARAGLVRHIDAPGWDRPGLVADLAARIGATVAADNDVNLAAIAERHHGVAGDADSFALVWFGGGLGLAIDLGGTLLRGARGGAGEIGYVPVGLGGGDLTDLVGGPGVLRLAAEHGVAAPTPTTRWPLAATLFSTRSPGASRTGSRRWPRYSIRP, encoded by the coding sequence ATGACGCGACTCGCCGGCTCGTCCAAGCTGCTGCGCGCCATGAACGAGAGCGCCGCGCTGGCGCTGTTGCTCGACCGTGGCACGCTCACCCGGGGCGATCTGCGGGAGCTGACCGGCCTGTCCAAGCCCACCACGTCCGAGGTGATGCGCCGCCTCACCGACGCGGGCCTCGCGCTCGTGGTGGGTCACACCAGCGGCGGCCCGGGCCCGAGCGCGGAGATCTACGCCGCCAACCCGGCCGCCGGGCACGCCATCGCCATTTCGGTACGGGAGACGCCGCCCGGCCTGGTGGGTGTCCTGTGCGATCTGACCGGCACGGTGGTCGCCCGCGCCGAGGCGGAGGCGGGCGAGCCGGTCGCGACGGTGAGCGGGCTCGCCGCCGACCTGACCGCCCGCGCCAGACTCACACCGGGCGCCGTCAATCTGGTCCAACTCGGGCTGCCCGGCTCGTACGACGCGCGGGCCGGCCTGGTCCGGCACATCGACGCGCCCGGGTGGGACCGACCCGGGCTGGTCGCCGACCTGGCCGCCCGCATCGGGGCCACGGTCGCGGCGGACAACGACGTCAACCTCGCGGCCATCGCCGAACGCCACCACGGCGTGGCCGGCGACGCCGACAGCTTCGCGCTCGTCTGGTTCGGTGGCGGCCTCGGCCTCGCCATCGATCTGGGCGGCACGCTGCTGCGCGGCGCGCGCGGGGGCGCCGGCGAGATCGGGTACGTCCCGGTCGGGCTCGGCGGCGGCGACCTGACCGACCTGGTCGGCGGCCCCGGCGTACTCCGGCTCGCGGCCGAACACGGCGTGGCCGCACCGACCCCCACGACGCGGTGGCCGCTGGCGGCGACGCTTTTCTCGACGCGCTCGCCGGGCGCATCGCGTACGGGCTCGCGGCGGTGGCCGCGGTACTCGATCCGCCCCTGA
- a CDS encoding NAD(P)-binding domain-containing protein, with product MDVRADLPVVVIGAGPVGLAAAAHLHERNLPFAVLEAGDKPAAAVRQWGHVLLFSPWRDNIDGAARRLLTGEGWAEPDPDVLPSGARLAADYLQPLADLPALKPHVRYGARVTAVTRLGVDRVRTAGREATPFLVRLAGGEDLLARAVIDASGTWETPNVMGASGIPAHGETAAGRFIEQALPDVLGADRDRFAGRRTLVVGAGHSAANTLLALADLAVRAPGTSVVWAIRSASPTRTYGGGAADALPARGAIGSRLREHVESGAIELLTGFGVDAVSPSGDGVAVSDGTRTVTANRIVAATGFRPEHGFLAELRLDLDPVLGSTRALAPLIDPNEHSCGTVPPHGVDELAHPEPNFYAIGVKSYGRAPTFLMATGYEQARSVVAALAGDWAATRPT from the coding sequence GTGGACGTACGTGCGGATCTGCCGGTCGTGGTCATCGGCGCTGGCCCGGTCGGGCTTGCCGCTGCCGCTCACCTTCATGAGCGCAACCTTCCCTTTGCCGTCCTCGAGGCCGGCGACAAGCCGGCCGCGGCGGTGCGGCAGTGGGGCCATGTGCTGCTGTTCTCGCCCTGGCGCGACAACATTGACGGCGCGGCCCGCCGTTTGCTGACCGGCGAAGGTTGGGCCGAGCCCGACCCGGACGTCCTGCCGAGCGGCGCGCGGTTGGCCGCCGACTACCTTCAGCCCTTGGCGGATCTGCCCGCGCTCAAGCCGCATGTGCGCTACGGCGCTCGGGTCACCGCGGTCACCCGTCTTGGCGTGGACCGCGTCCGCACCGCCGGCCGGGAGGCGACGCCGTTCCTCGTCCGGCTCGCCGGCGGCGAAGACCTGCTCGCGCGGGCGGTGATCGACGCGTCCGGCACCTGGGAGACGCCCAACGTGATGGGCGCCTCTGGCATCCCCGCCCACGGCGAAACGGCCGCCGGGCGTTTCATCGAGCAGGCGTTGCCGGACGTGCTGGGCGCGGACCGGGACCGGTTCGCTGGCCGCCGCACACTGGTCGTGGGGGCCGGCCACTCAGCCGCCAACACGCTGCTGGCCTTGGCGGATCTCGCCGTGCGGGCGCCCGGCACGTCGGTGGTGTGGGCGATCCGATCGGCCAGCCCGACCCGCACGTACGGCGGTGGGGCCGCTGACGCGCTGCCGGCCCGGGGTGCCATCGGCAGCCGCCTCCGCGAGCACGTCGAGTCGGGCGCGATCGAGCTGCTCACCGGGTTCGGCGTCGATGCCGTCTCGCCATCCGGCGACGGTGTGGCCGTCTCGGACGGCACCCGGACCGTCACCGCGAATCGGATCGTCGCGGCGACCGGCTTCCGGCCCGAGCACGGCTTCCTGGCGGAGCTGCGCCTGGACCTCGATCCCGTGCTCGGCTCGACCCGGGCCTTGGCGCCGTTGATCGACCCGAACGAGCACTCCTGCGGCACCGTCCCGCCGCACGGCGTCGACGAGCTTGCCCATCCCGAGCCGAACTTTTACGCGATCGGGGTCAAGAGCTACGGCCGGGCGCCGACGTTCCTGATGGCGACCGGGTACGAGCAGGCGCGCTCGGTCGTGGCCGCGCTGGCCGGCGACTGGGCGGCCACGAGACCTACGTGA
- a CDS encoding GNAT family N-acetyltransferase, translating to MKIRPMREADADAVLRIYQAGMDCGHASFESVAPPWAVFDASKLPDHRYVAASDHDEVLGWVTVSAVSSRQVYAGVVEHSVYVDPRAQRRGVGQALLEALIASTEAAGIWTIQSGVFPENTASLALHRRAGFRVVGVRERIGQHAMHGGWWRDVVFIERRSPVIG from the coding sequence ATGAAGATCCGACCGATGCGCGAGGCGGACGCCGACGCGGTGCTGCGTATCTATCAGGCGGGTATGGACTGCGGCCACGCCAGCTTCGAGTCGGTGGCGCCGCCGTGGGCGGTGTTCGACGCGAGCAAGCTGCCCGATCACCGGTACGTCGCGGCCAGCGACCACGACGAGGTCCTCGGCTGGGTCACCGTCTCGGCGGTCTCCAGCCGGCAGGTGTACGCGGGGGTTGTCGAACACTCCGTGTACGTCGACCCGCGAGCCCAGCGCCGCGGCGTCGGCCAGGCGCTGCTCGAAGCTCTGATCGCGTCTACCGAGGCGGCGGGGATCTGGACCATCCAGTCCGGAGTCTTCCCGGAGAACACCGCCAGTCTTGCCCTGCACCGCCGGGCGGGCTTTCGCGTCGTCGGCGTCCGCGAACGGATCGGCCAGCACGCCATGCACGGCGGCTGGTGGCGCGACGTCGTCTTCATCGAACGCCGCAGCCCCGTCATCGGCTGA
- a CDS encoding ArsR/SmtB family transcription factor, whose protein sequence is MSELLNRKVAEQYASWFRALADPSRVQIVEYLARQDRPMPVGEIVAAVGLAQSTVSQHLKVLADVRFVLVEPVGTARYYRINRNCVTCFPSAADVVMGNPAPDPPAEVCG, encoded by the coding sequence ATGTCCGAGCTGTTGAATCGGAAGGTCGCGGAGCAATACGCGTCCTGGTTCCGCGCGTTGGCCGACCCGAGCCGGGTGCAGATCGTGGAGTACCTGGCCCGGCAGGACCGGCCAATGCCGGTCGGCGAGATCGTCGCCGCGGTCGGGTTGGCGCAGTCGACTGTGTCGCAGCATTTGAAGGTGTTGGCGGACGTACGGTTCGTCCTGGTCGAGCCGGTCGGCACGGCCCGGTACTACCGGATCAACCGCAACTGCGTCACCTGCTTCCCGTCCGCGGCGGACGTGGTGATGGGCAACCCCGCACCGGATCCTCCCGCGGAGGTGTGCGGATGA
- a CDS encoding ArsR/SmtB family transcription factor gives MSKQAGLSLTDLSAGAACCEPISEQTVSPETAAVLAPAFKALGDPVRLQLMSMIASAPAGEICVCELTPAFTLSGPTISHHLKTLRDAGLVDAERRGTWVYYRPRPGIIRQLAALLATRDTVEA, from the coding sequence ATGTCAAAGCAGGCTGGTCTCTCGCTCACCGACCTCTCCGCGGGAGCGGCGTGCTGCGAGCCGATCAGCGAGCAGACGGTGTCCCCCGAGACGGCTGCCGTGCTCGCTCCGGCGTTCAAGGCCCTTGGCGACCCGGTCCGACTTCAACTCATGTCGATGATCGCCTCAGCGCCCGCCGGTGAGATCTGCGTCTGCGAACTCACCCCGGCGTTCACGCTGAGCGGGCCGACGATCTCTCACCACCTCAAGACCCTTCGCGACGCCGGCCTCGTCGACGCCGAACGCCGCGGCACCTGGGTCTACTACCGCCCCCGACCCGGCATCATCCGCCAACTCGCCGCCCTGCTCGCAACGCGAGACACAGTCGAGGCGTAG
- a CDS encoding macro domain-containing protein: protein MVPLRIIRGDATSPQAKGPKVIAHICNDLGGWGKGFVLAISRRWPEPERAYRQWHRERSGNDFGLGATQLVQVRPDTWVANMVAQRGIRSGSNGPPIRYDAVERCLRTVAEHATRLTATVHMPRIGCGLAGGRWDRIEPLVTAALCDHSIATTVYDQ, encoded by the coding sequence GTGGTACCGCTGCGGATCATCAGGGGCGACGCGACCAGTCCCCAGGCCAAGGGGCCGAAGGTCATCGCCCATATCTGCAACGACCTCGGCGGGTGGGGCAAGGGCTTCGTCCTGGCGATCTCGCGTCGGTGGCCGGAACCCGAACGCGCCTACCGGCAGTGGCACCGCGAGCGTTCCGGCAATGACTTCGGCCTTGGCGCTACCCAGTTGGTCCAGGTCCGGCCCGACACCTGGGTGGCCAACATGGTCGCCCAGCGCGGCATCCGCAGCGGCAGCAACGGACCACCGATTCGATACGACGCCGTCGAGCGCTGCCTGCGCACGGTCGCCGAGCACGCCACGCGGTTGACCGCCACCGTCCACATGCCACGCATCGGTTGCGGCCTGGCCGGCGGCCGATGGGACCGCATCGAACCACTCGTCACCGCGGCCTTGTGCGACCACAGCATCGCCACCACCGTGTACGACCAGTGA
- a CDS encoding ASCH domain-containing protein — protein sequence MTTDLPTFEFAFPGPLRDKLVAAVLDGTKTTTTGLLQDYEIDDEPLPVVGTRSAVIDSAGRPVAVIELTEVRVSRLGDVDLDHARGEGEGHDSVAAWRAGHENFWHGPDYRGWLGDQDFTVDDDTPAVLERFELVAVL from the coding sequence GTGACCACCGACCTGCCTACCTTCGAGTTCGCCTTCCCCGGCCCGCTGCGCGACAAGCTGGTCGCCGCCGTGCTGGACGGGACCAAGACCACCACCACCGGTCTGCTCCAGGACTACGAGATCGACGACGAGCCGCTGCCGGTCGTGGGCACCCGGTCGGCCGTGATCGACTCCGCCGGCCGCCCGGTCGCGGTCATCGAACTGACCGAGGTCCGGGTCAGCCGACTCGGCGACGTCGATCTCGACCACGCCCGCGGCGAGGGCGAGGGCCACGACTCGGTAGCCGCCTGGCGAGCCGGGCACGAGAACTTCTGGCACGGCCCGGACTACCGAGGCTGGCTGGGCGACCAGGACTTCACCGTGGACGACGACACGCCAGCCGTACTGGAGCGGTTTGAGCTCGTCGCGGTCCTCTGA